The Osmerus eperlanus chromosome 22, fOsmEpe2.1, whole genome shotgun sequence genome window below encodes:
- the ppp3r1b gene encoding calcineurin subunit B type 1b, which yields MGNEASYPLEMCTHFDADEIKRLGKRFKKLDLDNSGSLSVEEFMSLPELQQNPLVQRVIDIFDTDGNGEVDFKEFIEGVSQFSVKGDKEQKLRFAFRIYDMDKDGYISNGELFQVLKMMVGNNLKDTQLQQIVDKTIINADKDGDGRISFEEFCAVVGGLDIHKKMVVDV from the exons TTGATGCTGATGAGATTAAGAGGCTAGGAAAGAGATTTAAGAAACTCGACCTAGATAACTCTGGCTCCTTGAGTGTTGAAGAGTTTATGTCCTTACCGGAACTCCAACAGAATCCCCTTGTACAGCGAGTTATTGATATATTTGACACAGATGGCAATGGTGAAGTTGACTTCAAAG AATTCATCGAGGGTGTCTCCCAGTTCAGTGTCAAAGGCGATAAGGAGCAGAAATTGCGCT TTGCCTTCAGAATCTACGACATGGACAAGGATGGCTATATATCCAACGGTGAGCTCTTCCAGGTCCTGAAGATGATGGTGGGAAACAACCTCAAGGATACCCAGCTTCAGCAGATTGTCGACAAAACCATAATTAACGCAGACAAAGACGGTGATGGGAGAATATCCTTTGAAGAGTTTTGTGCG GTGGTGGGCGGATTAGACATACACAAAAAGATGGTGGTGGATGTGTGA
- the etaa1a gene encoding ewing's tumor-associated antigen 1 isoform X1: MTERKKYSGTTVSVTASTECEVDISTAKTQTNRLRRSLRRTQRQPPLDSPNHCHNVFKTPTRVTRSRYTYAESPQNDSDLQQDIIWDATSPSPIRADRRGKKYSANVGIVNISDIVNRIAPKQGRPVVPESSLQQWIGDSAIPCTPEVEQPKLKRKSPRQNGVDDLIKLAKQFDFNMLRQDEEHVQIHNESVISDMFYFEDEKCQPSLFLSNRGLEKAPSALQTNVRESSFLLPPDQDMEDDLNFLFDGPTQHISGNLSQNSLARSLEMKTVQTAFFKVIPGKDTNSGHSVVPPVSSSPHVKHGSTHVDFDDDWENDDLLDESFGFEMTQNPLGSAPSKPSSMQRGSNECKTSFSPPTTIASNECQRLQKEKSDLQPAVLEEPVNTVRNRTTFRLEANPNFQVNIFTEAPAKIESASELVKPGKYSEVQQCRSSTLSLANVISTVAGSHGEQTMELHSNGIKPGPQAPLFHQNTWTPTSTSTSTNSCPAKPSQTNSSQKPEEKEGNEEDSSAFRCDNCIPEDDLDSFFALDDVWDDKDGDDDLLCEVCEDLESQVQSLEDPPIKNFQPTSQVQNQKPSSILPSRSTYNVNPPNRPAQPSNPIIATNSLSAPGISGIYSLRTNRVSCQEPFPAVSGYKKQRGNNFVVKSTSNSTFMLQNHGGTEPYRCNKSTYLTGSTTNRQWLGNETGTVSAARVNASENSGQFTFKRPSGCVSSSVTSSTNTKVIVGIQPEKDEKCSVAEIEQKKQQAIARRRQRMQAAQNLSAPLLSNLQAHEIQFKHSKVFQN, translated from the exons ATGACAGAACGTAAAAAATACAGTGGTACTACGGTGAGTGTGACAGCAAGCACTGAGTGCGAAGTAGACATTTCGACAGCTAAAACCCAAACAAATAGATTGAGAAGAAGCCTGAGACGAACACAGCGACAACCACCCCTTGATTCTCCCAATCACTGCCATAACG TTTTCAAGACACCAACTCGAGTGACAAGGTCAAGATACACCTATGCAGAGTCCCCACAAAATGACTCGGATCTTCAACAGGATATCATTTGGGATGcaacatctccctctcccatcaGAGCAG ACAGAAGAGGCAAGAAGTATTCTGCAAATGTTGGAATCGTGAACATCTCAGATATTGTCAACAGGATTGCTCCCAAG CAGGGGAGACCTGTGGTTCCTGAGTCATCATTGCAACAGTGGATAGGAGACAGTGCCATTCCCTGCACTCCTGAAGTAGAGCAGCCAAAGCTCAAAAGGAAATCCCCAAG GCAAAATGGAGTAGATGACCTAATTAAGCTGGCAAAACAGTTTGATTTTAACATGTTACGGCAAGATGAAGAGCATGTTCAGATACACAATGAGAGTGTAATTTCAGACATGTTTTATTTTGAGGATGAAAAGTGCCAGCCTTCACTATTTCTAAGTAATAGAGGCCTTGAAAAGGCACCATCAGCTCTACAAACAAATGTAAGAGAGTCTTCATTCCTGCTACCTCCAGACCAAGATATGGAGGATGACTTGAATTTTCTGTTCGATGGGCCAACTCAACACATAAGTGGCAATTTAAGTCAGAATTCTCTAGCTCGGTCATTGGAAATGAAGACGGTTCAAACTGCATTCTTCAAAGTTATTCCTGGGAAAGATACAAATTCAGGACATAGTGTTGTGCCACCTGTCAGTTCTTCGCCTCATGTCAAACATGGATCGACGCATGTGGATTTTGACGATGACTGGGAAAATGATGATTTGCTGGATGAATCATTTGGTTTTGAGATGACCCAAAATCCACTTGGCTCTGCCCCTTCTAAGCCTAGTTCAATGCAAAGAGGATCAAATGAATGTAAAACCAGTTTTAGTCCTCCCACTACAATAGCCAGTAATGAATGTCAGAGGttacagaaagaaaaaagtgatctccaaccagctgtgttggaagAGCCAGTTAATACTGTGAGAAACAGAACAACCTTCAGGCTTGAAGCAAATCCTAATTTCCAAGTCAATATCTTCACAGAGGCACCAGCAAAGATAGAATCTGCTTCAGAGTTGGTCAAACCAGGAAAGTACAGTGAAGTTCAACAATGTCGATCAAGTACTCTTTCACTTGCAAATGTGATTTCTACAGTAGCTGGTTCCCACGGTGAGCAAACCATGGAGCTCCATTCAAATGGAATAAAACCAGGGCCACAAGCACCATTGTTTCATCAAAATACATGGACTCCTACCAGCACATCTACTTCCACCAACTCTTGTCCAGCAAAACCTTCTCAGACTAATTCAAGCCAAAAGCcagaagagaaggaagggaaTGAAGAAGATAGTTCAGCCTTCCGTTGCGACAACTGTATTCCTGAGGATGACCTGGATTCGTTCTTTGCCTTGGACGATGTTTGGGATGACAAAGATGGTGACGATGACCtgctgtgtgaagtgtgtgaagATCTTGAGAGCCAGGTGCAGAGTTTGGAGGACCCTCCTATCAAGAACTTTCAGCCAACCAGTCAGGTACAAAACCAAAAACCTTCCAGCATCCTTCCAAGCCGTAGCACTTACAATGTAAATCCCCCAAATCGGCCGGCACAACCAAGCAATCCCATCATTGCCACAAATTCACTGTCGGCCCCTGGAATTAGTGGCATCTACTCTCTCCGAACGAACCGAGTTTCATGTCAAGAACCCTTTCCTGCTGTTAGTGGCTATAAGAAGCAAAGGGGCAACAACTTTGTTGTAAAATCTACATCCAACTCCACCTTTATGCTGCAGAACCATGGTGGAACAGAGCCATATAGATGTAATAAAAGCACTTACCTAACTGGGAGCACAACCAATCGCCAGTGGCTTGGGAATGAGACAGGGACGGTGTCTGCGGCTCGTGTAAATGCATCTGAAAACTCTGGTCAGTTCACCTTCAAGAGACCGTCTGGCTGTGTGTCCAGTTCTGTCACGTCTTCAACCAACACTAAAG TTATCGTGGGCATTCAACCGGAGAAGGATGAAAAATGCTCAGTGGCAGAGATTGAACAGAAGAAACAGCAGGCTATTGCCAGGAGACGTCAGCGGATGCAAGCTGCCCAGAACCTAAGTGCTCCCCTATTAAGTAATCTACAAGCACATGAAATCCAATTTAAGCATTCTAAAGTCTTTCAGAATTGA
- the etaa1a gene encoding ewing's tumor-associated antigen 1 isoform X2 — protein sequence MTERKKYSGTTVSVTASTECEVDISTAKTQTNRLRRSLRRTQRQPPLDSPNHCHNVFKTPTRVTRSRYTYAESPQNDSDLQQDIIWDATSPSPIRADRRGKKYSANVGIVNISDIVNRIAPKGRPVVPESSLQQWIGDSAIPCTPEVEQPKLKRKSPRQNGVDDLIKLAKQFDFNMLRQDEEHVQIHNESVISDMFYFEDEKCQPSLFLSNRGLEKAPSALQTNVRESSFLLPPDQDMEDDLNFLFDGPTQHISGNLSQNSLARSLEMKTVQTAFFKVIPGKDTNSGHSVVPPVSSSPHVKHGSTHVDFDDDWENDDLLDESFGFEMTQNPLGSAPSKPSSMQRGSNECKTSFSPPTTIASNECQRLQKEKSDLQPAVLEEPVNTVRNRTTFRLEANPNFQVNIFTEAPAKIESASELVKPGKYSEVQQCRSSTLSLANVISTVAGSHGEQTMELHSNGIKPGPQAPLFHQNTWTPTSTSTSTNSCPAKPSQTNSSQKPEEKEGNEEDSSAFRCDNCIPEDDLDSFFALDDVWDDKDGDDDLLCEVCEDLESQVQSLEDPPIKNFQPTSQVQNQKPSSILPSRSTYNVNPPNRPAQPSNPIIATNSLSAPGISGIYSLRTNRVSCQEPFPAVSGYKKQRGNNFVVKSTSNSTFMLQNHGGTEPYRCNKSTYLTGSTTNRQWLGNETGTVSAARVNASENSGQFTFKRPSGCVSSSVTSSTNTKVIVGIQPEKDEKCSVAEIEQKKQQAIARRRQRMQAAQNLSAPLLSNLQAHEIQFKHSKVFQN from the exons ATGACAGAACGTAAAAAATACAGTGGTACTACGGTGAGTGTGACAGCAAGCACTGAGTGCGAAGTAGACATTTCGACAGCTAAAACCCAAACAAATAGATTGAGAAGAAGCCTGAGACGAACACAGCGACAACCACCCCTTGATTCTCCCAATCACTGCCATAACG TTTTCAAGACACCAACTCGAGTGACAAGGTCAAGATACACCTATGCAGAGTCCCCACAAAATGACTCGGATCTTCAACAGGATATCATTTGGGATGcaacatctccctctcccatcaGAGCAG ACAGAAGAGGCAAGAAGTATTCTGCAAATGTTGGAATCGTGAACATCTCAGATATTGTCAACAGGATTGCTCCCAAG GGGAGACCTGTGGTTCCTGAGTCATCATTGCAACAGTGGATAGGAGACAGTGCCATTCCCTGCACTCCTGAAGTAGAGCAGCCAAAGCTCAAAAGGAAATCCCCAAG GCAAAATGGAGTAGATGACCTAATTAAGCTGGCAAAACAGTTTGATTTTAACATGTTACGGCAAGATGAAGAGCATGTTCAGATACACAATGAGAGTGTAATTTCAGACATGTTTTATTTTGAGGATGAAAAGTGCCAGCCTTCACTATTTCTAAGTAATAGAGGCCTTGAAAAGGCACCATCAGCTCTACAAACAAATGTAAGAGAGTCTTCATTCCTGCTACCTCCAGACCAAGATATGGAGGATGACTTGAATTTTCTGTTCGATGGGCCAACTCAACACATAAGTGGCAATTTAAGTCAGAATTCTCTAGCTCGGTCATTGGAAATGAAGACGGTTCAAACTGCATTCTTCAAAGTTATTCCTGGGAAAGATACAAATTCAGGACATAGTGTTGTGCCACCTGTCAGTTCTTCGCCTCATGTCAAACATGGATCGACGCATGTGGATTTTGACGATGACTGGGAAAATGATGATTTGCTGGATGAATCATTTGGTTTTGAGATGACCCAAAATCCACTTGGCTCTGCCCCTTCTAAGCCTAGTTCAATGCAAAGAGGATCAAATGAATGTAAAACCAGTTTTAGTCCTCCCACTACAATAGCCAGTAATGAATGTCAGAGGttacagaaagaaaaaagtgatctccaaccagctgtgttggaagAGCCAGTTAATACTGTGAGAAACAGAACAACCTTCAGGCTTGAAGCAAATCCTAATTTCCAAGTCAATATCTTCACAGAGGCACCAGCAAAGATAGAATCTGCTTCAGAGTTGGTCAAACCAGGAAAGTACAGTGAAGTTCAACAATGTCGATCAAGTACTCTTTCACTTGCAAATGTGATTTCTACAGTAGCTGGTTCCCACGGTGAGCAAACCATGGAGCTCCATTCAAATGGAATAAAACCAGGGCCACAAGCACCATTGTTTCATCAAAATACATGGACTCCTACCAGCACATCTACTTCCACCAACTCTTGTCCAGCAAAACCTTCTCAGACTAATTCAAGCCAAAAGCcagaagagaaggaagggaaTGAAGAAGATAGTTCAGCCTTCCGTTGCGACAACTGTATTCCTGAGGATGACCTGGATTCGTTCTTTGCCTTGGACGATGTTTGGGATGACAAAGATGGTGACGATGACCtgctgtgtgaagtgtgtgaagATCTTGAGAGCCAGGTGCAGAGTTTGGAGGACCCTCCTATCAAGAACTTTCAGCCAACCAGTCAGGTACAAAACCAAAAACCTTCCAGCATCCTTCCAAGCCGTAGCACTTACAATGTAAATCCCCCAAATCGGCCGGCACAACCAAGCAATCCCATCATTGCCACAAATTCACTGTCGGCCCCTGGAATTAGTGGCATCTACTCTCTCCGAACGAACCGAGTTTCATGTCAAGAACCCTTTCCTGCTGTTAGTGGCTATAAGAAGCAAAGGGGCAACAACTTTGTTGTAAAATCTACATCCAACTCCACCTTTATGCTGCAGAACCATGGTGGAACAGAGCCATATAGATGTAATAAAAGCACTTACCTAACTGGGAGCACAACCAATCGCCAGTGGCTTGGGAATGAGACAGGGACGGTGTCTGCGGCTCGTGTAAATGCATCTGAAAACTCTGGTCAGTTCACCTTCAAGAGACCGTCTGGCTGTGTGTCCAGTTCTGTCACGTCTTCAACCAACACTAAAG TTATCGTGGGCATTCAACCGGAGAAGGATGAAAAATGCTCAGTGGCAGAGATTGAACAGAAGAAACAGCAGGCTATTGCCAGGAGACGTCAGCGGATGCAAGCTGCCCAGAACCTAAGTGCTCCCCTATTAAGTAATCTACAAGCACATGAAATCCAATTTAAGCATTCTAAAGTCTTTCAGAATTGA